A genomic window from Phoenix dactylifera cultivar Barhee BC4 unplaced genomic scaffold, palm_55x_up_171113_PBpolish2nd_filt_p 001519F, whole genome shotgun sequence includes:
- the LOC120108732 gene encoding tRNA N(3)-methylcytidine methyltransferase METTL6-like isoform X1 — translation MLSAVSPMKMSLALQNVRNVLKPSGTLLFRDYAMGDYAQEKLAKKCQIISNNFYVRGDGTCAFYFSKVHYQPCLKEMALTLWKSVCTANRL, via the exons ATGTTGTCTGCAGTGTCTCCAATGAAGATGTCTTTGGCATTGCAGAATGTCAGAAATGTTCTTAAG CCAAGTGGTACCTTACTTTTCAGAGACTATGCCATGGGGGATTATGCTCAA GAGAAACTTGCCAAGAAATGTCAGATAATTAGCAATAACTTCTATGTCCGTGGTGATGGCACT TGCGCTTTCTACTTCTCCAAGGTTCATTATCAACCTTGTTTGAAAGAAATGGCTTTGACACTGTGGAAGTCAGTGTGTACTGCAAACAGATTGTGA
- the LOC120108732 gene encoding uncharacterized methyltransferase-like protein SPBC21C3.07c isoform X2 has protein sequence MLSAVSPMKMSLALQNVRNVLKPSGTLLFRDYAMGDYAQEKLAKKCQIISNNFYVRGDGTVHYQPCLKEMALTLWKSVCTANRL, from the exons ATGTTGTCTGCAGTGTCTCCAATGAAGATGTCTTTGGCATTGCAGAATGTCAGAAATGTTCTTAAG CCAAGTGGTACCTTACTTTTCAGAGACTATGCCATGGGGGATTATGCTCAA GAGAAACTTGCCAAGAAATGTCAGATAATTAGCAATAACTTCTATGTCCGTGGTGATGGCACT GTTCATTATCAACCTTGTTTGAAAGAAATGGCTTTGACACTGTGGAAGTCAGTGTGTACTGCAAACAGATTGTGA